One Panicum virgatum strain AP13 chromosome 9K, P.virgatum_v5, whole genome shotgun sequence genomic region harbors:
- the LOC120651694 gene encoding uncharacterized protein LOC120651694 isoform X3: protein MDHDDSDFQSQNFQLAGEDSNRFPSGLRPFALPKLDIEDQLQGHLRFDNLIDSEAFFSVQGHESNWIEVLSTGSSVVDFSSSAAESCSKTNNVWSEATSTESVEMLLKSVGENETTGNMDSNAHLQLSGMDSQIDQSIVHPESTNSPTDGTVVPTEKDQSESTHSRMTDDPDHSESTHSRMAADPSNTDPQLERFASLSMDKKSEQAAGSVAEKCIASEKLSSSINTSGSCPAVCSYFEGVQDDLSLDKLNVPSAKVDSRNEPFTGLAPLQNIYVTDSYHFEQDNKESEVDVAPQDPKVCHFNENKVEGGLTELQNLSCAGQSLGTVNLSSQVSNETLLPESSDGLLEAITNPVKLHRSDGTCNIVSSTLQPSFSQVQHGTEGLSNSVDRSNELIVNEFGISSNSAPCHRSEADSRNSNPHLVSSLSPERKVADATGVPEETMTAGPSSTNISCTGDESKLEVLEHHKDSVDNLESAALEEKTIEKIPVVSGNMEQMVENNHEENASGATDTSKDKVDSSDSIVPENSSADAFNASEDPKIPSINYEGSFNERDTPGIEEEPDSSHLFLSTSGPHEKMSAPVISSSSGITSTTVTDTSGTPGDKNGCSIGVSAADTSVLPDERDLIVSGMNHDVPSKEGTKSTLGDEDNNVIYPGSEPGGVMSAVPVGSNIDVYGSTVSVAKKEEYKEQANSLGGLTTGETQDKSGNHPDASSPKCQTDRSSIQCEHHTDPATPPALGISSGEVAEKVVETPQNASNDLNVHVQDAVLSHGTDHSPGTVTSQGKVGSSIVEPGHGNGICTSATCGSPSVISCSEPSPQEAGQGSDALLHHAQDGQSGDPKDCEASADAAQSSKQCSTRNVESAPGSKETKTAGGDKSFSFEVGAPPNASEKAPSPVWSPFPRYTASQSTEITQENPQPGSSLKSISDVSKETSIAKAGKEQLSERKVGESAGGPSDKANIDDNTKSNSSPPEQSQQHPTPECSDSVNFPFTDPQHVQLRAQIFVYGALIQGTPPGEAYMVAAFGESGGDVKPTWEAAWRSALERFQYQKSLYTGLETPTSSRIGSSVPEKANKGTTVRTAPASKKGGKTVVPTHSTANLHSPIFNVPLGSSTSTFNLQRGTHLDFSQAVSPFTYNSHMRQSSPAVAPWYTQSPGPRPAAWLIPPQNLIFDSSMQAAGPTNETAKGASSKNISISHTVSPALVPPSPAPSIVSSPVAVVDDEKQKAPPSGSKHGTASQKPRKRKKASASPEQQSVIASPQLKDVTSSTPAAKHTSGFTLSTHSPSNALVSRVVPNTGQITPLPNYQITGGMNSEQRIIFSEQIRGAIEQSTGQVKGASMHSVEAVRHKEGIWSHLSTISRNKLPREVEEKLISAAAAAEAAVSVAKAAAEAAKMASEAALQAKMMAEEALSSSTSLKSMHHETGEFGISSNPPGLSSSTPASSLKIKDSSRTSGSIISVAREAARKRVEEASAAAKRAENLDAILRAAELAAEAVYRAGTIIGMGEPLPFTLRELLEAGPDGYWKSESVRNKAGSGNHNPVTETLEVDAPANFSKSGRKRGRKPKYDQAIPNLEPSSSGKELPPEGIHSANVGHGVEDVPTTMAFDGNRNSTAPISFIWNGIEKGSAVEVLSDKGGFGVAWFSAKVVDIKDYIAFVSFDNHNGTDPHEVQVPLRQDGDKPPQIRLPHPATLSKFKTRKRRRETAGSCLWVIGDRVDAWVNDSSWREGVIAQNYEGDETKYVVQFSVGGGGESLVVDAWNLRPSRVWKDGQWTEWSRARERKSKSNKGDSPLEKRQRTDLLQAGGDLSIVGEAGGPSKDKNTNNTKKPEELKPLALSQREMVFNVGKSVVENKSDALAFKRPGLQKEGSKVVYGVPKHGKKKKFMEVSKHYDAGQSDKISESNASSRFAKHSMPQLPRPRENTSKVDHNRGRRVAEMRSRIPKPTKSQNVAANSVPDKDSLPMSIPNSGVSERSFTFAESNTSTSNTKKPTVEKNNSVLGTGLRTEVPSVSEMQAASTDPTSKQNVSTNNRAKRKYVPAVGNVNRSTLRTSEKTSSDSGEPQRTSSGSAEPRRSNRRIQPTSRLLEGLQSSLIISKVPGEKVPRSNYRSASSRGRAHG from the exons ATGGATCATGACGATAGTGATTTTCAGAGCCAAAACTTTCAACTAGCTGGTGAAGACAGTAACAGGTTCCCTTCAGGTTTGCGGCCATTTGCACTCCCAAAACTTGATATCGAGGACCAGCTACAAGGCCATCTTCGATTTGATAATTTGATAGATTCAGAAGCATTTTTCAGCGTACAAGGGCACGAGAGTAATTGGATTGAGGTTTTGTCCACTGGAAGCAGTGTTGTTGATTTTAGCTCCAGTGCTGCTGAATCGTGCTCGAAGACTAATAATGTCTGGTCAGAGGCAACATCCACGGAATCTGTGGAAATGTTATTGAAATCAGTTGGAGAAAACGAGACAACTGGTAACATGGACAGTAATGCACACCTTCAGTTAAGTGGTATGGACAGTCAAATTGATCAGTCAATCGTGCATCCTGAATCAACTAACTCTCCGACAGATGGTACTGTAGTGCCAACTGAAAAAGATCAGTCTGAGAGCACTCATTCTAGAATGACTGACGATCCTGATCATTCTGAGAGCACTCATTCTAGAATGGCTGCTGACCCTTCAAACACCGATCCCCAGCTTGAGCGTTTTGCTTCTTTATCGATGGACAAGAAATCTGAGCAGGCAGCAGGTTCTGTTGCTGAGAAGTGCATAGCAAGTGAGAAGCTGTCCTCTTCAATTAACACATCAGGAAGCTGCCCAGCTGTTTGCAGCTATTTTGAAGGAGTTCAGGACGACCTTTCTCTGGACAAACTCAATGTACCCTCCGCCAAAGTTGATTCTAGGAATGAACCTTTCACAGGGTTGGCTCCCCTTCAGAACATATATGTCACTGATTCATATCACTTTGAACAGGATAATAAAGAATCAGAGGTTGATGTTGCACCTCAGGATCCGAAGGTTTGCCATTTTAATGAAAATAAAGTTGAAGGAGGACTAACTGAACTACAAAATTTGTCCTGTGCTGGTCAGTCTTTGGGCACTGTGAACTTGTCCAGTCAAGTTAGCAATGAAACTCTATTGCCAGAAAGTTCTGATGGATTGCTAGAAGCTATCACAAATCCAGTTAAGCTGCACAGAAGTGATGGTACTTGTAATATAGTCAGCAGCACTCTTCAACCATCTTTTTCCCAAGTGCAACATGGAACTGAAGGTCTGAGTAATTCAGTTGACAGGAGCAATGAACTCATCGTCAACGAGTTTGGCATTAGTTCAAATTCTGCTCCATGTCACCGATCTGAGGCAGACTCACGAAATTCTAATCCTCATCTTGTCAGTTCTCTGTCTCCCGAAAGAAAGGTCGCTGATGCCACTGGTGTTCCTGAAGAAACAATGACTGCTGGACCCAGTAGTACAAATATCAGCTGTACTGGTGATGAATCAAAACTTGAAGTGTTGGAGCACCATAAAGATTCTGTTGATAACCTAGAAAGTGCTGCATTGGAAGAAAAGACAATTGAGAAAATACCTGTAGTTTCAGGAAATATGGAGCAAATGGTGGAAAATAACCATGAAGAAAATGCTAGTGGTGCTACAGATACATCAAAAGATAAGGTTGACTCTTCTGACAGTATTGTACCTGAAAACTCTTCAGCTGATGCTTTCAATGCTTCAGAGGATCCAAAAATTCCCTCAATAAATTATGAGGGGTCATTCAATGAACGTGATACTCCTGGTATAGAAGAGGAGCCTGATAGCTCGCATTTGTTCCTTTCTACTTCTGGGCCTCATGAGAAAATGTCAGCACCGGTGATCAGTTCAAGCAGTGGCATCACTTCTACCACTGTTACTGACACTTCTGGGACTCCAGGAGATAAAAATGGCTGTTCAATAGGTGTTTCTGCTGCTGATACTTCTGTTTTACCTGATGAGAGGGATTTGATTGTTTCGGGAATGAATCATGATGTGCCATCCAAGGAAGGTACTAAATCCACTTTAGGAGATGAGGACAACAATGTTATTTATCCTGGCTCTGAACCAGGTGGGGTAATGTCAGCTGTGCCTGTGGGCTCAAACATTGATGTTTATGGTAGTACTGTTTCTGTTGCAAAAAAGGAGGAATACAAAGAGCAGGCTAATTCTTTGGGTGGTTTGACCACAGGAGAAACTCAGGATAAATCAG GTAACCATCCAGATGCTTCTTCACCAAAATGCCAGACTGATAGATCTTCGATACAATGTGAACATCATACAGATCCAGCCACACCACCTGCATTAGGCATCTCAAGTGGCGAGGTTGCTGAAAAGGTTGTAGAAACTCCACAAAATGCAAGCAATGATTTGAATGTACATGTGCAAG ATGCAGTGTTAAGTCATGGTACAGATCATAGTCCTGGTACTGTTACTTCCCAGGGCAAGGTAGGCTCAAGCATAGTGGAACCTGGCCATGGTAATGGAATCTGTACCAGTGCTACATGTGGCTCCCCTTCAGTGATTAGTTGCTCCGAACCCTCTCCCCAGGAAGCTGGACAGGGCAGTGATGCACTACTTCATCATGCACAAGATGGGCAGTCTGGGGATCCAAAAGATTGTGAAGCATCTGCAGATGCTGCTCAGAGCTCAAAACAATGTTCTACTAGAAATGTAGAATCTGCTCCTGGTTCTAAGGAGACTAAGACAGCAGGAGGTGATAAAAGCTTCTCATTTGAGGTGGGAGCTCCACCAAATGCATCTGAGAAAGCTCCTAGCCCTGTTTGGAGCCCGTTCCCTAGATACACAGCTTCTCAGAGTACCGAG ATAACCCAAGAAAATCCTCAACCTGGAAGTTCATTGAAGAGTATCAGTGATGTTAGTAAGGAAACATCTATTGCAAAGGCTGGTAAAGAACAGCTGTCAGAAAGGAAAGTGGGTGAAAGTGCTGGGGGGCCGTCAGACAAAGCTAACATTGACGATAACACTAAGAGTAACAGTTCACCGCCAGAGCAGTCACAGCAGCATCCAACCCCTGAGTGTTCTG ATTCGGTGAATTTTCCGTTCACAGATCCACAGCATGTGCAGCTACGTGCACAGATTTTTGTTTATGGAGCTCTTAT TCAAGGAACACCGCCAGGAGAGGCTTACATGGTGGCAGCTTTCGGAGAGTCTG GTGGTGATGTTAAACCTACATGGGAGGCAGCTTGGCGATCTGCTCTTGAAAGATTTCAGTACCAAAAATCACTTTATACTGGTTTAGAGACCCCCACGAGTTCACGTATAG GTAGTTCTGTGCCTGAAAAAGCTAATAAGGGTACAACAGTTAGAACTGCACCAGCTAGCAAAAAGGGTGGCAAAACTGTGGTACCAACACATTCTACTGCAAACCTGCACTCTCCAATTTTTAATGTGCCTCTCGGTAGTTCTACTTCTACGTTTAACCTGCAACGAGGTACTCATCTGGACTTTAGCCAGGCAGTATCACCATTTACATATAATTCACACATGAGGCAGTCGTCTCCTGCTGTTGCCCCCTGGTATACTCAGAGCCCTGGTCCACGTCCTGCAGCCTGGCTGATTCCTCCACAAAACTTAATATTTGATTCATCGATGCAAGCTGCTGGTCCTACAAATGAAACTGCAAAGGGGGCATCATCCAAAAATATATCCATTTCGCATACTGTTTCGCCTGCTTTAGTTCCACCTAGTCCGGCACCGTCTATTGTTTCTTCTCCAGTGGCGGTTGTGGATGATGAAAAGCAGAAGGCACCACCTTCTGGCTCTAAGCATGGAACAGCATCACAAAagccaagaaaaagaaagaaagcttCAGCAAGTCCAGAACAGCAATCTGTCATTGCCTCCCCTCAGCTCAAAGACGTTACGTCTTCTACTCCTGCCGCTAAGCACACATCAGGATTCACTTTATCTACCCATTCTCCAAGTAATGCTTTGGTTAGTAGGGTTGTTCCTAACACAGGTCAGATCACCCCTTTACCTAACTACCAGATCACTGGTGGTATGAATAGTGAGCAAAGAATCATCTTTTCAGAACAGATCCGTGGTGCAATAGAACAATCAACTGGACAAGTCAAAGGTGCAAGTATGCACTCAGTGGAGGCAGTTAGGCATAAAGAAGGTATATGGAGCCATCTATCCACAATCTCAAGAAACAAGTTACCTCGTGAAGTGGAAGAGAAGCTTATCtcagctgcagctgctgctgaagCAGCAGTTTCTGTTGCAAAGGCAGCTGCAGAAGCTGCCAAGATGGCGTCAGAGGCTGCATTGCAGGCGAAGATGATGGCAGAGGAAGCACTTAGCTCTTCTACATCTCTAAAGTCCATGCATCACGAAACTGGTGAGTTTGGTATCAGTAGCAATCCACCTGGACTGTCAAGTTCAACACCAGCATCATCTTTGAAAATTAAGGACAGCAGTCGTACCTCGGGTTCCATCATTTCAGTGGCACGGGAGGCTGCTAGAAAGAGGGTTGAAGAGGCATCTGCAGCTGCAAAACGTGCAGAAAACTTGGATGCCATACTGAGAGCTGCGGAGCTCGCTGCGGAGGCTGTGTACAGAGCTGGAACTATTATTGGAATGGGTGAACCATTACCTTTTACTCTAAGGGAGCTTTTAGAAGCTGGCCCGGATGGCTACTGGAAGTCTGAGAGTGTGAGGAATAAAGCTGGAAGTGGTAATCACAATCCAGTAACAGAAACATTGGAGGTAGATGCACCTGCTAATTTCAGTAAATCTGGCAGAAAGCGTGGTCGGAAACCTAAGTATGATCAAGCAATACCAAATTTGGAGCCATCTTCGAGTGGCAAAGAATTGCCGCCAGAAGGAATACACTCAG CTAATGTAGGGCATGGGGTTGAAGATGTTCCCACCACTATGGCGTTTGATGGTAACAGAAATAGTACAGCACCAATAAGCTTTATCTGGAATGGCATTGAAAAGGGATCTGCTGTTGAG GTATTATCTGACAAGGGTGGGTTTGGAGTAGCTTGGTTTTCTGCCAAGGTTGTCGATATAAAAGATTATATCGCATTTGTCAGTTTTGACAATCACAACG GAACTGATCCTCATGAAGTACAGGTGCCATTGAGACAAGACGGGGATAAACCGCCTCAAATACGTCTTCCTCACCCTGCTACCCTTTCCAAATTCAAAACTAGGAAACGGCGCAGGGAAACAGCAGGGAGTTGTTTATGGGTTATTGGAGATCGTGTAGATGCTTGGGTCAACGATAG CAGTTGGCGTGAGGGAGTTATTGCTCAGAATTATGAGGGTGATGAGACAAAGTATGTTGTACAATTTTCAG ttggaggtggtggtgaGTCATTGGTTGTTGACGCTTGGAATCTTCGTCCATCACGTGTTTGGAAAGATGGTCAATGGACAGAGTGGTCCCGAGCAAGAGAAAGGAAATCTAAATCTAATAAG GGTGATTCACCTCTTGAGAAACGCCAAAGGACAGACCTGCTTCAAGCAGGTGGCGATCTATCTATTGTTGGTGAAGCAGGGGGTCCCTCCAAGGATAAGAATACCAACAATACAAAAAAGCCGGAGGAGCTAAAGCCATTGGCTTTGTCTCAGAGGGAAATGGTTTTCAACGTTGGGAAGAGTGTAGTTGAAAATAAATCTGATGCTCTTGCATTCAAACGGCCTGGATTGCAGAAAGAAGGATCAAAAGTCGTCTACGGCGTTCCAAAACatggaaagaagaagaagtttaTGGAAGTAAGCAAACATTATGATGCAGGCCAATCTGACAAGATTTCTGAGAGCAATGCATCTAGCAGATTTGCAAAACATTCAATGCCACAATTGCCAAGACCACGTGAAAATACCTCCAAAGTTGATCATAATAGAGGTAGGAGAGTAGCTGAGATGAGGTCCAGAATACCTAAACCTACAAAGTCACAGAATGTTGCAGCTAACAGTGTTCCTGACAAGGATTCCTTGCCCATGTCCATTCCAAATTCTGGTGTTTCCGAAAGGAGTTTTACTTTTGCGGAAAGTAACACAAGCACTTCGAACACCAAGAAGCCCACTGTCGAAAAAAATAATTCTGTGTTGGGCACGGGCCTTAGAACTGAAGTTCCTTCTGTTTCTGAAATGCAAGCTGCATCTACTGATCCTACTTCCAAGCAGAATGTGTCCACTAACAATCGAGCTAAAAGGAAATATGTTCCTGCTGTGGGTAACGTGAACAGAAGTACACTAAGAACCTCTGAAAAGACTAGTTCTGATTCTGGTGAGCCTCAAAGGACTAGTTCTGGTTCTGCTGAGCCCAGACGATCTAACCGGCGAATTCAGCCAACTTCGAGG TTACTAGAGGGTTTGCAAAGTTCCCTCATAATCTCCAAAGTTCCTGGCGAGAAGGTTCCGAGGAGCAATTACAGAAGTGCTTCGTCGAGAG GGAGAGCTCATGGCTGA